CCTCCCCTGCCGACACTGCCCTGCACGCCGAGCTCGCTGACGGGCTCCTCCACGAGGCCACGCCTGTTGGAGCGGACAGCGGCTCGGCCCAACTACTCATACGTGAGCTGATGCCTTACCAGTCCAAGTCCACACGAGCCCACAACATATAAGGCCTTGAGCCTAATTTAACCCAAAAGACCGATCCAATATGTGAGATTTGCTCCACCTTATATGTTGTGCTCCCCCACAGTCAATTTCCGATGTGGGACTAAACCCAACATTCTCCCCCGTCACACATTGGGCTGAACGGGCTCCCCCATCATCTGGAaatgttagtttttttttcaaccatGGGCCTTGATCTCCCGTTATTAAGAGATCAACcacgaggctctgataccaattgttgGAGCGTACAGCGGCTCGGCCCAACTACTCATACATGAGCTGATGCCTTATCAGCCCAGGTCCACAGGAACCCACAACATATAAGGCTTTGAGCCTAACTCAACCCAAAAGACCGATTCAATAAGTGAGATTTGCTCCACCTTATATGTTGTGCTCTCCCACAGTCAATTTCTGGTGTGGGACTAAACCCACCAACGCCGCCATTTCCTCCAACGACCaacagcagtagcagcagccgGTTCCTCACTGCTCTCCATCTCCATTAGATTCACATACAACAAGGTAATGGCATCCCATCTCCCTAAGTTATTGACTCTAGCTTCGATTTGAGATCTCTTTCGATTTTTGTTACGGCGACGTGCAGCAAATTTAGAATTTTTGTTCGAAAAGTATACCGAAAGGGCCAAACATGGGAGTTTGTGGCTGAAATGCTGCTTTTTCTGTTGTTTGCTGCTGTAATTTGCTGTTTTGCTGCTGTTAATTGCAGCTATGAAGAACTGAAGATGTTGTCTATTTGAAGAGGTATAAGAGTATATGTGTCCAAGTTTGTGGTTGTTGAGGTCTGTCAAGGGCTGTTAGTCCACGGTGGTATTTTGGAGTGAAAAACTAAGTTTTAGTAGTATCTTGGAATGCATGACTTTTTGAGTGGTATTTTGGAGTCTTAGGTTTCTCTTAGTGGTACTGTGTTAATTTTTTCAGAAATCCTACAGACAGGATCGTCCACATCGATGTTTTCTTTTAGAatctttaattattttttttagaatcacgcCCACGTCGATGTGTTCCGTTCCCCCTTCTTGGTTTGTTCTTGGGCCTGGCTGGGCTGTCGGCATTTCATGTTCTCCGGTGGGCCTTTCTGTTTCACTGGTGTAGTTTCGGTGTGTTTGTGCGAATATTACTATTGGCTCTCGGGATCCAGCGCTCCTTGTATTTGGTGCACCCATTTTTTGATCCGACGGCACACATGGACAGGTCCTTATAAGTATAGGAACACCCCTTTCTAGTATGGCCCGGTATTTCAGGCAGCCCATTTAATTCTCTTTTGACTTCTTGGTCCAGGACAGCCTTGCAGATACATGGGCCGGATCATGTTTCCCCACACAATGAACGTTTGCGATTTTTTTTGATGTTTTCTGCTGATCCAGCCCATGTCGGCGCCCGAATTTTTCGACTGGCACAGGTCACAATTTTGGAATGGTACAGGAAGTTCAGATGGGCCGGAACATGTCCCGGAGGATGATCTTTTCTTTGAATCGGTCCATGCGTGCAGTCACAATTTTGAAATGGCACGGGAACATATCATGGGCCGGTACATGTTTTCCAATTTCGTTTATTTCGTCATTACTATTTCCATTTTTACCGGCCGGGttgtttttgtatttttttacaaCGGTCCAGGTTAGTTGAGGACCAAAAATCATTTCCGATTCGTCAACACTTTTTGCACCATTACATGatatttgccaaaaaatttaCCTTCTATAAATGCTGTTTCCTTTGCCAGCTCATCAACCATCTTCATGAATCATGTTTCTGTTTCATGAGTCGAGGGTAATCATCTCACATCGGCCATGCAACCAGTTATCCATCCACATTTCTTCTTTTACTTATACAGTACGTTGCAGCTTCCGCTAACTCAATCCACAGCCGCAAGAACAGATCCACACAAATTCTCCAGAAATCCCCATGGCCGGCCGGAAGCACTCGCTGTACTGGTGGCTTACAGGCGATGAATCGCCAGCTCCACCAAGGCCGGCGCGTCATCGTTCAGTCAGCCCTCGCTCCTGTTGCAtgcgcacgccgccgcctccaaccCACAGACGTCCACCTGCCGGCAGCGCTCCTCCCCAAGACAGAGACGAGGAACTGGAGGCCTATTTCCAGTCTGTCATGGAAGGATCGGAGGACGATTTTGGGCCAGctgaagacgaagacgacgggGGATTTCTCGACTGCCCCGGTGTCAACTCGACCACCGATGACCGCATCATCATCGAGATTTCCTCCGATGAGGAGTAGTCACTCAAGCAAAGGAGTCTAGTTAGCTCgtcatcttttattttagcCATCCTCTGTCACTTCATGCATGTTATGTGTCTGTCGTTTGTCATGAAATAAATCATCCTTTTCTTGTGTTACGAACACTGGATCGATTTATTTTATTGCCCGATTGGTCCTGTTAAGCAACAACAAGCACAAATAAAACATTCTGTCGCTCACTGCTCTAATCCAGAATGAAAACGCTAAACTAGCTCTTGTACATCAGTACAGCAACTGGTACAATCAGCAAGCAAACTACAACTTTGAGCATTTCAGATATCTCCTTTCCGATGCCCACCAGGGGCCTAACTACATTGACTAAATCTTCAGatgcatcctttttttttcttttctttttttcgaaaaggaggacttcccccggcctctgcatcgttCAGACGCATCCTGGATAAGCCTCGAGTGGTTGTCTTCAGCCATCCCAGCATCTACCACAACCCACCCCGTAGGAATCAGCATAGGCGATTCTTGTGGAACTGTTCCAGTTTCACACAGAAACCCGGCATATTCGTCAATCCAATACCAGAAATCGCATCCTCCATCCTTTGGCTGGCAGAGAATGTTGTTTGGTTTTCTATCAGTTTGAACAGTCGAATGATTTTTGATTTAGATTTGGTTTGAACGTGAACTTAGATTGTGATTCATTCACTTCATGAAGTCGCACCCCTTGTTCATCCATGTGGTCGCTGTGAACCGCCGCACCCGTCGCATCTTGCAGCTAGTGcacctcagcagcagcagcgtccTGGGAGCCATCCACCGGCAGCTCCGGCATCAAATCGCCATCCCCTTCAACGATACTAGGAATCAACCAATCGAAAATAGACCAGATCAAAACGAGCCCTGTAAACCGCCACAAAGGAATACAAATCAAAAGAGAAACCAGATCTGAGACGATTGGACACCCCTAAACACCGACGGCCGCGTCAGCTCCTCCAGTGGAAACCACGACGAAGTTTCAATCGTCGCCTCAACAGTCCGTCCACCCAGATCATCGCTTCGttcttccccgccgccgggcATGGCTTCGCCCACCGATGTCATCTCTTTTCTCTATTCTCCTGTACCCACCTTCAGCCGTCAGTTTGCGTCCTTTTTCAGTCCAACCTAGTGAAATACGGGCCAGCTAACTCATTTGCCATTGATTCGGTATGGTGGGACATTTTTTATCGGTACAGGTACTTCGAAATGGCACATGAACAACCAGTACCTAGTTTTGGACTGGCCCACAATCCCAAACAAATCCCTTGTGCCACCCCACAGCCCGAATTTTTCAAACTTACCCAAGTCCAGAAACCTGGACGGTCCAGTATTTTGACTATTGTTTTATACATCATACTGGGCCAACACCTGCGGGCTGCACTGCCACCAACCACCAAAGACAGCAAGCTGATTGGTCCAAGTTACAGAGAGCCCTGGCTCCCATGAGCCAAAAATCCGCGTCCGTGTTCGTGTGTCTTCTAGTCATCTAGAATCCTCCGTTCTGCAGGCGATTGGGGTCGGTGTGGTTCTCCTGTGTGGCCGGCTACTGGTTGCCGGTTGGTTGTCGCGCCGCTTCCGGTCGTTTGCTCTCGGCGGTGGTAGGGTTGCGTGGAGCTGGAGGCAGACGGGTTCGTCCTCCGCTTTCCAGCGGCCTCGGCAGCTTCGCCTCTTTTTCTTGTTCCGGTCGCTGGCTGCACGGCTCGATCTGCTCTTCCTGTTTTGTGCCTGCGTCAGTgcgtcgcctccgccgcgtAGGTTCCGGACGATTGCTCGTCGCTGGTTGCTTGCAGCCTTGCGCCGCCGGATTTGGGGATTTGTTTCGCCCTCGCAAGGTATTATTTCTTCCGTGGTTGTTGCCCGTTCGATTTTGAGTTGAGTTCTTTCTGTTCTCGTGGTTAATCTTTCCTGTGGCTCACCGCCTGCTACTCCATTGCTGGATCTCCTAAGTTTTGATTCGCCGGCGCTCTCCTGGAGGAGTGACGCAGGCACGCAAGCATGTTGCTGCCGATGAGGTCGCTCTACAAGAGCTCGATCGCTTGCGGCGTCCAAGTTTGTCAGGCCGTGGACAGCGAGCCGGACGTGCAGAGGGAGGCCCATGCCTGTTTGGTTGCTACAACTAGCTTCTCTGTGACCCCCCAAGACAAGCTCTTCTTCTACCTTCACTCGCCATCAGTGAGTACTTTCCTATTGCTCCCATTGCTTTCTGATTCCACCATGTGCTTGATTTTGTTGCCTTTTGTGGTTGCTGTGTGGATTGCACAACACTACAGGTAGAACGCAGCCACGCCTGCTCCTCAGTAAAGGGTTCCTTGATGGCTGCAACGACCAAATTTGGCTACAGCCCTGTATATCAGGTAACATGGGGCTTGTTCCATGCTTAAATCGTCTGTTGTTCTTGATGATTTTTGCTTTCTTGCCATGCTTAATTTGTCTGCTATTACTGACTTATTCTCTTATGTGCCACGGTTGATGCTTGATTAATCAATCTGTGTTACGACAAGGTGGCGGTGACGGACCCATGATAAATTTAAAGGTGTGGCGGATTTTACACAACAAAAGATCATATGCAATACAACTATGCAAAAGCTCACTATAATACTAAACATAAATTCTTTGTGTTTAACAAGTATAGTAAAATCCAAAAGTAAGATATTGGAGCTCAAAATACCTCAATAGATGAAACTAACATGGATGACCGATCACCAATTTATAATCtagtactctctctgttccatagttcttgtcgaaatattacatgtatgtagacgcattttaggaatagatacatccaattttgaacaaatttgagacaagaattatagaacggagggagtattaattagAAAAACATATGAATGATCTGCAAAAGATTGAAACCctacaaaaaaatatatgaattgGTAACTATACTTTCATATGTTTGCTCTTTTTCTTTGCTCTTAATGACAAGATTTTCTGTGTGCACGGGCCTACACAACAGTAGAATTACGGAAACTACGTCTCCATCCGGGCAATACCTAAATCATTTCCTTCTGTAAATAACACATAACAACTGCATCGGATCGACAATTTTCCATGGCGCAGCAAAGCGCGCTAGACCATCTAGGAAGATTGAATTCAGCGGGTGGATCATTTGATGGGTAGATGTTTGGCGGATTGGAAAGCCTAGGAGAATACGAGCCCGTTTGGTTTGGCACTTGGCCTCCGTGCCTGAGCAAAATCAATGCCTGAACATAGCCTGGAAGTCACGATTTTTCTGCCTGGTCAGGCATGCAGTGTGTACGTGTGCGAACAGTTTGGTTCCGAACCTGGCCTGAAGAAAGCTTAGTCTGACAGCAACACGTTTTGCAGAAGGCAACAGCTGGTTGGAGGGAGATTAGTGGCCAGGCTGCTGCACAGGCACGTCCAGGTGACCGATTCTCAGCGCCTGAGCCAGGCTAAGCAAGGTGCCGGACTGACGGAGGTCTCCAGGCCAGGCTGCTTGTTCTTCTCCAGGTTGGCAACCAAACACTGCTGAGGCAATTCTTAGGAAGGCTTCCGGCCAGGCGCGATGTAGCCAGGATGCAAACCAAACAGATGCTACATCCCCAATGGAAGGCCTAGGAgaatacggagtacataaaCTCTTGTGGGTGCGGTTGCAACCGTGTGGAGACGTTTGTATATGAGCGTGTACTCGTCTAGAATAAGGGCAAAAAGCTGATAACAGGGGAATGTCATTCCGTCCAAACATGGCATTTTCAGTGGGGTCTGGGCCGTGGTAGATTACTAGGTCCAGTTGGGCGTGGAAATTTATTTCACTGAAACAGTAAAAAGGTGCACCGTGGTGACTTTCTAGGTTAACACGTCACCAAGTTTGGAGTGCTATGGACCAAACGTTATCAGGTTTGTTAGGTTAACTAATGTGAATGATTGTTCGTTAGGCAACAAAGCCATGTTCAAGTTTCgtgtcaaaaaaacaaaagctgtgttcaagttctttttttttagaggaagcTGTGTTGAAGACTGGGACCAACCTTTGGTCCAACATGTGCCATCGGCAGGGAGAAAATGCCCATTGCAAACTTTGGTCCAACATGTCCCAATTAATCCTCGCAAATTCTTCTCTCTTATGAAGGCTTTGTACGGCAgcaaatttttgtttttgttttttctcaaataaaatatgacTTGAAGCATATTCTGTGTCGATTTTAACTTTATCAAATTCACCGTCGCATCAGTTCCTTGACGCGGGGCACATGTTGGACCAGATTGTACGAGGAAAGGAAATCTTGGACCAAAGTTTCCGACAGAAAGATGTTGGACCAAAGTTTCCGAcggagacaagaattatggaacggagagagtagtttgTAAATATAGTGGTGTGGTAAGGAGTACCAGAGAGATCATTTTACATTGTTCTTTGTAGTTTAAATTTGCTGCTGGTTTCACCAAGACATTTGGCTTGTATTCAATACCAAGAGCACATATTTGGCTTGCTGAACTTTGTCTAATTCTGCTGAAGTGCTGGTCAATCATTTTCTGCAGTTGAGTCCATGTTTATGTTCATACATTTTGACTCGTAGTATGCTCTGCAACATGAAATCGTTCTCCTTGAACTTGGCAAAAATACACACAATAGACGTACAGTTATACAAGATTTCAGTTTCTTAAATACAACAGAGCTTTCGTTTCTCCATAATCCTAATGATCATCTCCTACATCAAGCCCAGACACAAACCACAAGCCTTCACGTCCTTCATGCGCGACTGCAAAAGCAATCAAGAAGACAAGAGACATCAATCTTCCACCAATAACTAATTGAGCCATTAACAACAGAGGATGCAGAGCAAAGCAGCCATGAAATGAAAGCAGAGTTCAACCGACCGGGGACTGACTGACTAGCCAACCATGAAATGGAGAAAACAAATTCCTATTAGAACAGGGCTGAAAGTACAAGACGTGAACATTGCATCTGTTTACTACCACAAGCCACAACACATGTCCTCTCCTCAAGCAGAACAAAATTTGGGCAGATGTAATTGATTTCCTATATATCTTGGCTGACTACTTAAACATTTATACAAATATATAcacaaaggaaaaacaaaattaaatattAAATATAACTTCATCTCAAAACAAATGTAGCTCTGCTGCTTTCTATATAAGGAAGGACACAAGTACACAGCAAGATTGATAGCTGAAAAAGGTCATGCTAAATTCGCAGAAATTAGCTAAGATCCATTGAAATCCATCATAGAGATTAATGGGGCTATTGCGCAATTAAGAATTTTGCTCCTTATTTGAGCACGGGATTGGGCAAAGAAATCCTTTCAGTTCACCTGATTAGCGCTCATGAGATACAAGTGAAATACTGAGAGGCCACCAACGAACCAAACTGCAATGAACATGTAGAGATAGACCAGGGGTCTTTGCCATTGCCTTCCATATTGTTATCTGCTCAGAGTTTCTGATCTTAACAATGTACACCCAACAGAATCTGAAGACACAAGAGGCAGAGAATAGTTGTTCAGACTTGAGAATACAGACATATAAAAGAACCTGTAATTCCACTGAACAAATCATACGCGTAAGCTGATGAAATCAACTCCAAAAGTATCTTAATTTTCCTGGATTTGGTGTTACATAAGAGGGGAGAAGAACACTACAGGAAGGAGCACTGGATTTCTTCCGTTAATTCCAGAtccttctcctctgctctTTTCTTATCCTTGTACAGTTTACATTTTGGACCCTCTAAACCTTACTAATCACAACTAACaccaacactccccctcaagaTGGGGCAAACACATCATATAGGCCCATCTTGCTACAAAATGTGGAGAACTTCTCTGGTAAACCTTTTGTAAATATATCTGCTATTTGACTAGATGATGTCACATATGGCATGCAAAGAACTCCTCTGTCAAGATTTTCTTTGATGAAGTGACGATCAACTTCAATATGTTTAGCTTGATCGTGCTGTACCGGATTGTTTGCAATATCAATAGCTGCTTTACTACCACAGTATAACATCAAGGGTTTTTTCTTGTGCAATTTCAACTCAGATAGAAGAACCTGCAGCCACAATGGCTCACATATACCATGAGCCATGGACCTGAACTCAGCTTCAGCAGTTGACCTGGCGaccacattttgttttttacttcGCCATGAGACTAAGTTTCCTCCCACAAAGGCACAATAACCAAATGTGGACCGCCGTCATCAACGGAACCAGCCCAGTCTACATCGGTATAACACTCTAATTGTAAAGTTGCAAGTCTCCTTGCTTGGTGTAAAGAAAAGTCCTCTCCCTGGGCAGCCTTTAAGATACCGCAATATTCTATTAACAGCATCTAGATGAGCAGTTCTTGGATCGTGCATGAATTGCCTCACTACACTGACAGCAAATGCAATATTTAGGACGTGTATGGGAAAGATAAATTAACCTTCCCACAAGCCTTTGGTAGCGTTCTCTATCAACCGGGGTTCCTGCATCACTACTTAGCCTACGATTTTGTTCAATAGGTGTAGCAACAGGTTTTGATCCATACATGCCAGTTTCTTTGAGCAGGTCaataatatattttctttgaGATAGAAAAATACCTTTTGAAGCGCGTGAGACCTCTATGCCAAGAAAGTATCTCAAATGTCCCAAATCCTTCACTTCGAATTCCTTTGCTAGATAGTGCTTCAGATCACCAATTTCTTTAGTGTCATCGCCTGTCATTacaatatcatcaacatagactATCAAGATTGCAACTTTATCATTAGCATGCTTATAAAATAATGTATGATCAGCATTGCTCTGTAGATAGCCTCGGAATCTGTCGAACCAAGCCCTCGGTGATTGTTTCAGTCCATATAAAGAACGACGCAGGCGTAACACTTTTCTAGCATTGTACTTAGATTCAAAACCAGGTGGAACTGGCATATATACTTCTTCTTGGAGGTCACCATGGATAAATGCATTTTTTACATCCATCTGGTAAATGCTCCAATCAAAATTTGCAGCACAGGATATGAGAGTCCTCACGGAATTCATCTTTGCAACTGGTGCAAAGGTTTCTTCATAATCGATACCATAGGTCTGTGTGTACCCCTTTGCTACAAGGCGTGCTTTATATCGATCTACTTTACCCTCTGGATTGTGTTTAATGGTAACAACCCATTTACATCCTAAAGGTTGCTTACCTGGCGGTAGATCCACGAGCTCccaagttttatttttttccaagGCTCTCATCTCATCTATCATCGCTTCTTTCCGTTTTTTATCCTCTAAAGCTACTCTCCAAGGTGGTATCGAAGTAGAGTCTAGTGAGGCAATGAAACTTTGGAAGGATGGACTACAATGCTTATAGGAAATAAAATTGCAATGTCATATCTATGGCCAACATAATCTTTTAAGATATTCGGGAGTGTGTCGTGTTCTTGTTGATTTCCTTAAGGCAATAGGTGGGTTATCACTAGATGGTTGATTATCAATCTGCTCTGCGGTGCTAATAAGAGCTATAGAACTAGGGAAAATAAAATTGGTACCTGGATCCTCATGCATAGTAGACTCTGCCCTTTGAGATGGAACTGATGAATCTGCTATTGCATCCTCATTGTCTTCATGAGAAGAATCACCATGTGATTCCTCCCCCTGGATTGAAATATTATCATTTGAAGTATCATTTGTATCAAGAGTTAATGAACCTTGTACACCACCTGAGGTGGGAACAAGAACAGGATACTGAGATCTTTCATTTTCATTCTCCCTCTCTTGTCCCACTTCAGGTGGTGATAGAGCAATACCAGTACTACTAGATGACCCATAATAAGGTTCACATTCCCTAAAGGTTGCATCCATGCTGAGAGATGTTCAGGACACCAACATCGATAACCTTTTTGAGAAGAAGAATAACCATAAAAACACATTTAATGCACGAGGATCTAATTTGCTCTCTGAGTTTCGATAATCATGCACAAAGCAAACACACCCAAAAACTTAAGAAGGAACAACATAGTCATTTGAATCTAATAAGCACTCAGCAGGAGTTTTATGATCAAGAACACGGAGAGGCATACGATTTATAAGATATACTTCAGTTTTAATAGCCTCAACCCACAAAAACTTGGGGACATTCGTTGTAAACATAAGTGAACGTGCAACTTCAAGTAAATGtctattttttctctctgccACTCCATTTTATTCTGGGTATCAACACAAGTTGTTTGATGTTCAATACCATTTGTTGCAAGAAATTGACTAAAATCTGTATTAATATATTCAGTACCATTGTCTGAACGAAGTACTTTAATAGTCGCTCCATGCTGATTTTTAATGAGAGCAcacaaatatttaaaaatagaGAACACTTGACTCTTATGCTTCAAAAGATAAACCCATGTATATCGGCTAAAACAGTCAATAAAAGTAACAAACCATCTGTGTCCAGATATGGAATGGACCTCACATGGTCCCCAAACATCAGAGTGGAtctattatatattaaaagtACATGACGAAGCAACCAGAAAAAAGATAGACCTCTAGAAAATCccacaaaaaagcaaaatatcTGGCCGTCTAAACACACAATCAACGGATTAGATGCCTCCTATTGGGGCTCCACACGTCGCACATCTAAAAAACAGACAGACTGTTTCGTTCCAAGCGTTCAAGGATCGATCCCCGTCCCTCCCTAAAAAGATAGATTTAAGGATGGATCCACGTTACTCCCTGTAAAATCAGTTTGACGATGTATTTTGCCGGAAAAAGATCAATCTCCATCTCCTCTTCATCCTTGCATTGAGTGGCCTACGGAGATACTCCATCGTTACAGCTGGATCTCGATCTGGGTACCTGGGCAGAGCCGTCCATGGCATCGCCAAGGCACAAGGCTAGGACAACGCCATCCTCCAGCGTGCACACGTGGAGCACGGGTGTTGCCGGTGACGCTCGCGTTCCGCTGATGATGCTTGCGAGCAGAGGCCGTACGGCCAGCCCCGACTACCAACCCCTCATAACCAAATAACCAAACCCAATGTGCCGCCATAGAATTCCTTCCATGTGATTGCAGTTCGATTTGAAATTTTGCCTCTGAAAGGTCGGTAGTTGCTCCGATCCAGTTCTCTTTCTGCAGGTGAGTGCAGTTCGATTTGAAATTTTCTCATACCACAGATAGGTTTGTAAGTTGCAAGAACTCTGCTGCTCCAaacaatgtactccctctgttctactttgcactaaaaccacgacaagtatttaggaacggagggagtagttggcaAAACAAATTGGTGCAATTGGGTTTTTAACTGCGCATATAATAATTGGATATAACTATTAATAGATAAACGAGAAAAGATCAATAACTCTCCCCtaaagaaatactccctccgttccatattaattggcacAGATTTTTAGTACAAGTTTGTATGGTGTTCACTaatcaaaaaaattgtaagGAGAAAGTCTTCGttgtaggaaaaaaaaacaacacgAGCCCAATACAACAGGGGCACCATCACGATCGGAAAGCACAAGATGAAAAAGTCATAAACCGTGTGAGAGGGCTAGATTTCTACCCGTCGGGGTCTATGCTCATTTTTTAATCGGGTCAGCTATATTTTCCGTATCAGCTGTGATAACATAATAATCTGAATAGGAAGAAGTAGAGAGATAACTTGGTTACTTTACATGATGGTTATACGTTTGTGTGTTTTACGTACATGAAAATTGATTATGTacacaaatatatatactGAGAACTTatggacttctagataattttGTAAAAAACACGGAAGTACGATACTCAAGTGAATTGGAACATTTATGAGCGTCAGCACATCGAGATGAAACTCAAGAAATCCATAGTCCATACCTCTTATTAGATCGACCCCTTATTAGGTGTATAAAAAAAGAgtgagaaaaaatatttttggcTCCTCAAATGGTAGCAAAGTCTAGAAATGGTCACCGAACACAAAATCGCATACATTTGGTTCTTCAATTAGCAAAACATGATAAAATTGGTCCTTCTCCCAGATCTAAACGGTTTTGACTCCACATGGCGTAGTTGAAGGGACTAAaagtttttggttttgttaGCCAAGGGACCAAATATTTATGATTTGAAGTTGAAAGACCATTTCTAAATTTCGTTGCCAACTGAGAGACCTAACATATGCTTTTATCTATAAAAATAAGATTATTCTTAGCTCTTACGGATGATGCCCTCGCATTTGCAAGGGCCATGATGCTAGTTATTTTTAAAGGTTCATTACTTTTTAAACTAACATAACACTAGGATATGAACCCCTAGTATGCTTAGCAAGTTCACAAGCATCACATGGCAAGAACTCTCTAGCACATGATTTAAACAAAGTAGGGTAAATACAAGACAAGACAGCAAACGATAGGTGTCCTAGCCTGCAGTGATGCAGCAACAACTCTTGGTGAGGAGACAAGTAGGATGCAAGAGCAACTTCGTCACTTCCCTCAACAAGGTAGTAGAGTCCATCATGCACGGTATCAGTCCCCAAAAGTCTCC
This is a stretch of genomic DNA from Brachypodium distachyon strain Bd21 chromosome 1, Brachypodium_distachyon_v3.0, whole genome shotgun sequence. It encodes these proteins:
- the LOC104581415 gene encoding uncharacterized protein LOC104581415, which translates into the protein MLLPMRSLYKSSIACGVQVCQAVDSEPDVQREAHACLVATTSFSVTPQDKLFFYLHSPSVERSHACSSVKGSLMAATTKFGYSPVYQFLDAGHMLDQIVRGKEILDQSFRQKDVGPKFPTETRIMERRE